Proteins encoded by one window of Cystobacter ferrugineus:
- a CDS encoding Tox-REase-5 domain-containing protein, which produces MGRREALLALAAVVLLAGCATGAPRGSLTTGFGLHSRASSFHDNSAPQRPEAPLMLGEAAGGSGGFFEGTADSFQVVQEASGLGEEARHPAGAALYLGQARQLLEQLTRTPVTHRNFAARRVLSWLLREVLAGGERVEYADLKWRAERFGWLVMVRPDGSLVTALTGTPLQRLGQLQLVEGQWRVGRLAVGDFYFSSGGVFYPVNEALWRVDVPPLAELGLGRDPLNAALDGAQIALGEMVVAMAQCLLHPIRTVEDLAQLPTTVASLIASSPEYFGRYGAMSREDQIREAARLSTHVLMLLGGGEATLGRMGGLGAELSLTARGELVLSGVALEGGAATATAGMSLGDLSLLHMAGKGRGSTGGASGKKGKSAQTTVTKGPGKWTYKKPTTESQRAREYQEQITGRPAWWVYMIGEVEFDGIRGKELLEAKGPGYCSFFNPDGTPKYWYRNSGKYNQMMDQAEKQWKMARRLGLPLTWHVADAKVAGFLRKEFMRRGWNNTAIHHTSPTR; this is translated from the coding sequence GTGGGCCGTCGTGAGGCGCTGCTGGCCCTGGCCGCCGTCGTTCTCCTGGCTGGGTGTGCCACGGGCGCTCCGCGCGGAAGCCTGACCACCGGCTTTGGCCTCCACTCGCGGGCCTCTTCATTCCACGACAACTCCGCACCTCAGCGGCCCGAGGCCCCACTCATGCTCGGGGAGGCGGCAGGAGGCTCCGGCGGATTCTTCGAGGGCACGGCGGACTCCTTCCAGGTGGTGCAGGAGGCCAGTGGCCTCGGAGAAGAGGCGCGGCACCCGGCGGGCGCGGCGCTCTACCTGGGGCAGGCGCGTCAACTGCTGGAGCAATTGACCAGGACGCCCGTGACGCACAGGAACTTCGCTGCGCGCCGGGTGTTGAGCTGGTTGCTGCGCGAGGTGCTCGCGGGCGGCGAGCGCGTGGAGTACGCCGACTTGAAGTGGCGTGCCGAGCGCTTCGGGTGGTTGGTGATGGTGCGTCCGGATGGCTCCCTGGTGACCGCGCTCACCGGCACGCCCCTGCAGCGCCTGGGACAGCTCCAACTGGTGGAGGGCCAGTGGCGGGTGGGGCGGCTCGCGGTGGGCGACTTCTACTTCTCGAGCGGTGGCGTCTTCTACCCGGTGAACGAGGCCTTGTGGCGCGTGGACGTTCCGCCGCTGGCTGAGCTGGGCCTGGGCAGGGACCCGCTCAACGCCGCGCTCGATGGGGCCCAGATCGCCCTCGGGGAGATGGTGGTGGCGATGGCCCAGTGCCTGCTCCACCCCATCCGCACCGTGGAGGACCTGGCCCAGCTGCCCACCACGGTGGCGAGCCTCATCGCCTCCTCGCCGGAGTACTTCGGGCGCTACGGGGCCATGTCCCGGGAGGACCAGATTCGCGAGGCGGCGCGCCTGTCCACGCACGTGCTCATGCTGCTCGGGGGAGGGGAGGCCACCCTGGGGCGCATGGGCGGGCTGGGGGCGGAGCTGTCACTCACGGCCAGGGGAGAACTGGTGCTGAGCGGAGTCGCCCTGGAGGGAGGCGCCGCGACGGCCACGGCGGGCATGTCCCTGGGCGACCTCTCCCTCCTGCACATGGCGGGGAAAGGGCGGGGGAGCACCGGAGGCGCGAGCGGCAAGAAGGGGAAGTCCGCCCAGACGACCGTCACGAAGGGGCCCGGCAAGTGGACGTACAAGAAGCCCACCACCGAGTCCCAGCGGGCCCGTGAGTACCAGGAGCAGATAACGGGACGGCCCGCGTGGTGGGTCTACATGATTGGAGAAGTGGAGTTCGATGGCATCAGGGGCAAGGAGCTGCTGGAAGCCAAGGGTCCCGGTTACTGCTCCTTCTTCAATCCGGATGGCACTCCCAAGTACTGGTACAGGAACTCAGGGAAGTACAACCAGATGATGGATCAAGCAGAGAAACAGTGGAAGATGGCTCGACGGTTGGGATTGCCGCTGACGTGGCATGTCGCTGATGCCAAAGTCGCTGGATTCCTTCGGAAGGAATTCATGCGAAGAGGA